One genomic segment of Thunnus albacares chromosome 18, fThuAlb1.1, whole genome shotgun sequence includes these proteins:
- the LOC122968988 gene encoding proteinase-activated receptor 2-like: MKQYQGSGDGHPRTPPPFPPTLVPALPGRRPPLITPGPPREPLRAIPGMKSPGQVHSFRLDLKDGCSQASEDPIKREDVPDKESSDEVEVRPQDKEILSSHLTTVFLPIIYIIVFAVGLPTNTMAIWVFLFRTKKKRPSSIYMANLALADLLFVIWVPLKISYHFNGNNWIYGEGLCKVLVSFFYSNMYCSIAFITCISVQRYWAVVHPLSEQQRDNRIPVAVSVTVWVVVWLITIPLYLHDQQVRITNYNPQILTCHDVTRESQVKISAGYFLTMGTLGFVVPTIVCIISYILMLKALRSSMTDAAITKKRRKAVVLMITVLVMFLVCFTPSNIMLLVHYILVLGGADNHLYGFYITTLCLASLNSCIDPFVYYFISKNFRDHVKNTFLCRSERTVKRMKVSFRAPKNSQQQHTMPNSDNTQSTEC, from the exons ATGAAgcagt aTCAAGGTTCAGGAGACGGTCATCCAC gtACACCTCCACCATTTCCACCAA cTCTAGTTCCAGCACTTCCAGGAC gtcGACCTCCACTAATTACACCAG GTCCACCACGTGAACCAT TGCGCGCCATCCCTGGTATGAAGAGCCCAGGTCAGGTGCATAGCTTCCGGCTAGATTTGAAGGATGGCTGCTCACAAGCCAGTGAAGATCCAATAAAAAGAG AAGATGTCCCTGATAAAGAGAGCTCAGATGAGGTAGAAGTCAGAcctcaagacaaagaaatcCTGAGCAGTCATCTTACAACTGTCTTCCTTCCAATCATCTACATCATTGTGTTTGCTGTGGGGCTGCCCACCAACACCATGGCAATATGGGTATTCCTCTTCAGGACCAAGAAAAAGCGCCCCTCGTCAATCTACATGGCAAACCTGGCTCTGGCTGATTTACTCTTTGTCATTTGGGTCCCCCTGAAGATATCATACCACTTCAACGGGAACAACTGGATCTACGGAGAAGGGCTGTGCAAAGTGCTGGTGTCGTTTTTCTACAGCAACATGTACTGCTCCATCGCCTTTATCACCTGCATAAGTGTCCAGCGTTACTGGGCGGTGGTCCACCCACTGTCCGAGCAGCAGAGGGACAACCGCATACCCGTTGCCGTCTCCGTCACAGTCTGGGTGGTGGTCTGGCTTATCACTATCCCTCTCTACCTGCATGACCAACAGGTCAGAATAACAAACTACAATCCACAAATCCTTACCTGCCATGATGTCACCAGGGAAAGTCAGGTGAAAATATCAGCTGGCTACTTCCTGACAATGGGAACTCTGGGATTTGTTGTTCCCACTATTGTGTGTATCATATCCTACATCCTCATGCTCAAAGCTCTCAGGAGCAGCATGACAGATGCTGCCATCACCAAGAAGCGACGGAAGGCTGTGGTCTTGATGATCACAGTGTTGGTTATGTTTTTAGTGTGCTTCACCCCCAGTAACATCATGCTGCTGGTACACTATATCCTCGTGTTGGGCGGGGCCGACAACCACCTGTACGGATTTTACATCACCACCCTGTGCCTGGCAAGTCTCAACAGCTGCATCGACCCTTTTGTTTACTACTTTATCTCCAAGAACTTCAGGGATCATGTGAAGAACACGTTCCTCTGCAGGAGTGAGAGAACAGTGAAGAGGATGAAGGTTTCCTTCAGGGCTCCGAAAAACTCACAACAGCAACACACTATGCCTAACTCAGATAACACACAGAGTACTGAATGCTAG